One window of uncultured Erythrobacter sp. genomic DNA carries:
- the glpX gene encoding class II fructose-bisphosphatase, translating to MNIPTDTDVLAAKDTDSENAIDRVLVLEMVRVTEAAAVAAAQLIGRGDEKAADAAAVEAMRRAFDTLYMDGTVVIGEGERDEAPMLYIGEKVGMATDKVGAPQIDIALDPLEGTTITAKAGPNALAVLAAAEKGDLLNAPDVYMDKLAVGPGLPADVIDLSKSASDNVKAVAAAKGKEPADINVCVLDRPRHADLIAELRALGCGVFLIGDGDVAGVIAVTDQDTGIDMYMGQGGAPEGVLAAAALRCVGGQFNGRLVFRNDDEKARARKWGIEDLDRIYKLDDLVKGDCIFAATGVTDGSLLDGVKRRRKSTGAVIMTTDSVVMRASSGTVRWIKGEHRIAPHRG from the coding sequence ATGAACATTCCTACTGACACAGATGTGCTGGCAGCAAAAGACACCGATTCAGAAAACGCGATCGACCGCGTGCTGGTGCTGGAAATGGTGCGCGTCACCGAAGCGGCGGCGGTTGCAGCTGCGCAGCTGATCGGTCGCGGCGATGAGAAAGCCGCTGACGCCGCTGCGGTCGAGGCCATGCGCCGCGCATTCGACACGCTCTATATGGACGGCACCGTCGTGATCGGTGAGGGCGAGCGCGACGAGGCGCCGATGCTCTATATCGGTGAAAAGGTCGGGATGGCGACGGACAAGGTGGGCGCGCCGCAGATCGACATCGCGCTTGACCCGCTCGAAGGCACCACGATCACCGCCAAGGCCGGCCCCAACGCGCTCGCCGTGCTGGCCGCAGCGGAAAAGGGCGACCTGCTCAACGCGCCGGACGTCTATATGGACAAGCTCGCAGTTGGCCCCGGCCTGCCCGCCGACGTGATCGACCTTTCCAAGTCGGCGAGCGACAATGTGAAAGCGGTCGCCGCTGCCAAAGGCAAAGAGCCTGCCGACATCAATGTCTGCGTGCTTGACCGGCCGCGCCATGCCGACCTGATCGCGGAACTGCGGGCGCTGGGCTGCGGCGTCTTTCTGATCGGCGACGGTGACGTTGCAGGGGTGATCGCGGTGACCGATCAGGACACCGGCATCGATATGTATATGGGTCAGGGCGGCGCACCCGAAGGTGTGCTCGCAGCCGCTGCGCTACGCTGTGTCGGCGGCCAGTTCAACGGGCGGCTCGTATTCCGCAATGACGATGAAAAAGCCCGCGCGAGGAAGTGGGGGATCGAAGATCTCGACCGCATCTACAAGCTCGACGATCTGGTGAAAGGCGACTGCATCTTCGCCGCGACCGGCGTCACCGATGGCTCGCTGCTCGATGGCGTCAAGCGCCGCCGCAAGTCCACAGGTGCAGTCATCATGACCACCGACAGCGTGGTGATGCGCGCTTCGTCAGGCACCGTGCGCTGGATCAAAGGCGAGCACCGGATAGCCCCGCATCGGGGTTGA
- a CDS encoding homoserine dehydrogenase: MATNAAQSQNAKPLRIAIAGLGTVGVGVIRLLATNHDLIAARAGRAIEVVAVSARERGKDRGVDIASYAWEDDMTALAARDDVDVVVELVGGSDGPALALSRAALGKGTGLVTANKAMIAHHGLELAEMAEEAAAPLKFEAAVAGGIPVVKGLREGTSANALTKVYGILNGTCNYILSAMEATGADFAETLAEAQGLGYAEADPTFDIEGIDAAHKLAILAAIGFGAKVDFAAVSTTGIVQVRAADIAQADALGFVIRLIAEADVKDEGGVPKLLQRVRPCLVAKDHPLANVDGPTNAVVAEGNFSGRLLFQGAGAGDGPTASAVVADLIDIARGFGKSGEVGAPFSMPVAQLQAFGAAEPGHRMERTYLRFTVNDRPGVLAEITAAMRDADVSIESLIQQGRANEGGEVLVAMVTHEGPEANVRRALELLDGSDSLTGEPLVLPILPN; encoded by the coding sequence TTGGCCACCAACGCCGCACAATCTCAAAACGCGAAGCCGCTCAGAATCGCCATTGCCGGTCTGGGGACCGTTGGCGTGGGCGTGATCCGGCTGCTTGCGACCAACCATGACCTGATCGCCGCGCGCGCTGGCCGCGCCATCGAAGTCGTCGCCGTAAGCGCCCGCGAACGCGGCAAGGATCGCGGCGTCGATATCGCTTCTTACGCGTGGGAAGACGATATGACCGCATTGGCCGCGCGCGATGATGTTGATGTGGTGGTGGAACTCGTTGGAGGTTCTGACGGACCGGCTCTGGCCCTGTCGCGCGCCGCACTTGGCAAGGGCACGGGCCTTGTCACCGCCAATAAGGCGATGATCGCGCATCACGGTCTGGAACTGGCCGAGATGGCTGAAGAGGCCGCCGCACCGCTCAAATTCGAAGCGGCTGTCGCTGGCGGCATCCCGGTGGTGAAGGGCCTGCGCGAAGGGACCAGCGCCAATGCGCTGACCAAGGTTTACGGCATCCTCAACGGCACCTGCAATTACATCCTGTCCGCGATGGAAGCGACCGGCGCGGATTTTGCCGAGACGCTCGCCGAGGCGCAGGGCCTTGGCTATGCCGAAGCAGACCCGACCTTCGATATTGAAGGCATCGACGCCGCGCACAAACTCGCGATTCTTGCCGCGATAGGCTTTGGCGCGAAGGTTGATTTCGCCGCTGTGAGCACAACCGGCATCGTGCAAGTCCGTGCGGCTGATATTGCTCAGGCCGACGCGCTAGGCTTTGTCATCCGCCTTATCGCGGAAGCCGATGTGAAGGATGAAGGCGGCGTTCCCAAACTGCTCCAGCGCGTGCGCCCTTGCCTTGTCGCCAAAGACCACCCTCTGGCAAATGTTGACGGCCCGACCAATGCAGTTGTGGCGGAAGGTAATTTCTCCGGGCGCCTGCTGTTTCAGGGCGCAGGCGCAGGCGACGGGCCGACTGCGAGCGCGGTTGTGGCCGACCTCATCGACATTGCGCGCGGTTTCGGAAAAAGCGGGGAAGTCGGCGCGCCATTCTCCATGCCGGTCGCCCAATTGCAGGCATTCGGTGCGGCAGAGCCCGGCCACCGGATGGAGCGCACTTATCTGCGCTTTACCGTCAATGATCGCCCCGGCGTGCTGGCCGAGATCACCGCAGCCATGCGCGACGCCGACGTATCAATCGAGAGCCTGATCCAGCAAGGCCGCGCCAATGAGGGCGGCGAAGTGCTGGTTGCGATGGTGACGCATGAAGGGCCGGAGGCGAATGTCCGCCGCGCGCTCGAACTGCTCGACGGATCGGACAGCTTAACGGGCGAGCCTTTGGTCCTGCCGATCCTGCCGAATTAA
- a CDS encoding energy transducer TonB — translation MAYADQQMGGNRVVSIIIVALIHVLIGYLLISGLAISAVKQVVERVTTVDIEEPPPPEEPDEPPPPPEDVAPPPPVAPPPPISIAPAPPPIQTQPTIPPPAPPALVIPPPAPVAPPAPPPPSLARGATTRNERRWASRIQDNYPSRALREEVEGTVGVRVTVTPDGRATGCQVTASSGSSILDQAACRGMERYARFNPALDAAGNPTSGGYSTRITYRLN, via the coding sequence ATGGCCTACGCTGACCAACAAATGGGTGGAAACCGCGTTGTTTCCATTATCATAGTGGCGCTGATCCATGTGCTGATCGGGTATCTGCTCATCTCTGGCCTGGCCATTTCGGCCGTTAAACAGGTCGTTGAGCGCGTTACCACGGTCGACATTGAGGAGCCCCCGCCCCCTGAAGAACCGGACGAGCCGCCACCCCCGCCGGAGGACGTTGCTCCTCCGCCGCCGGTAGCTCCGCCGCCGCCGATCAGTATCGCGCCGGCACCGCCGCCGATCCAGACGCAGCCGACGATTCCGCCGCCCGCTCCGCCGGCGCTGGTTATCCCGCCGCCTGCTCCGGTCGCTCCGCCTGCACCGCCACCGCCTTCGCTGGCACGGGGTGCGACAACACGGAACGAACGCCGCTGGGCATCGCGTATTCAGGACAACTACCCCTCGCGCGCTTTGCGTGAGGAAGTTGAAGGCACCGTTGGCGTTCGCGTCACCGTGACCCCCGATGGCCGGGCCACCGGCTGTCAGGTTACCGCATCGAGCGGGTCGAGCATTCTCGATCAGGCTGCATGCCGCGGGATGGAGCGTTATGCGCGCTTCAATCCGGCGCTGGATGCAGCGGGCAACCCGACTTCGGGCGGCTATTCGACACGGATTACCTATCGCCTGAATTGA
- a CDS encoding MotA/TolQ/ExbB proton channel family protein — MNLYYLTAAAAEAEAPVNEFGFMKAMEEGGPVAWSILAVMVIMSVGSFYILFTKLFEQNKVMRQYKSVHGSFWRAASLKEGATKLEKNSAWRQVADDAIIAQEKHGKMTDQLEAHDYMHGSLQRSEDSINSALSGGLSFLASVGATAPFIGLLGTVIGIYRALINIGIEGSASIDKVAGPVGEALIMTAIGLLVAVPAVLAFNWLQARNRRISELLNSFSTDILAYISSDGAVKPAVTAAPARSAKPAAKPAAAAPTAKK; from the coding sequence ATGAACCTTTATTATCTCACAGCGGCTGCCGCAGAAGCCGAAGCGCCGGTCAATGAATTTGGCTTCATGAAGGCCATGGAAGAAGGCGGCCCCGTCGCCTGGTCGATCCTTGCCGTCATGGTCATCATGTCGGTTGGCTCGTTCTATATCCTGTTCACCAAGCTGTTCGAACAGAACAAGGTGATGCGTCAGTACAAGAGCGTCCACGGCAGCTTCTGGCGTGCAGCCAGCCTCAAGGAAGGCGCTACCAAGCTCGAAAAGAACAGCGCATGGCGCCAGGTTGCTGACGATGCGATCATCGCTCAGGAAAAGCACGGCAAGATGACCGACCAGCTCGAAGCACATGACTATATGCATGGTTCGCTTCAGCGTTCGGAAGATTCGATCAACTCGGCGCTTTCGGGCGGTCTGTCGTTCCTCGCATCGGTTGGTGCAACCGCACCGTTTATCGGTCTGCTCGGCACCGTGATCGGTATCTATCGCGCACTGATCAACATCGGTATCGAAGGTTCGGCCTCGATCGACAAGGTTGCTGGTCCGGTTGGTGAAGCACTGATCATGACCGCAATCGGTCTGCTCGTCGCTGTGCCTGCTGTGCTTGCCTTTAACTGGCTGCAGGCGCGTAACCGCCGTATCTCGGAACTGCTCAACAGCTTCTCGACCGACATCCTTGCTTACATCAGCTCGGATGGTGCGGTTAAGCCTGCTGTGACTGCCGCTCCGGCACGCAGCGCAAAGCCTGCTGCTAAACCGGCCGCTGCTGCTCCGACTGCAAAGAAGTAA